CACTGACTAGAAAATGGCGTGGGAAGGGGAGAGTTTatttcttatcagtaaacttAATGAGGGTGAAATTCTTCCCACGGGCCCACAATTCAAAAGCAGTCGTGTAACTTCTAGCTGCGACGACATGACTTTCTGTGACGTAAATATTCTGGTCTTGTCTATCGGTGGTTGTGCCACCACCTGATTCTCTaccttattttacaaaatgaaagcacccatttcaagtaaaataatcCTTGTCAggtcttcaaatatttatcattatcgGAGATAAGCCTCATTCGAGCTAGGAACTCCATCAATCCATTTTGACATGCACTTTCCTCTCTTCCATCGTCAATATCAAATGCTGTGAGTTTCAATCTTGATAACATGCCTGCTGCTGTGGCACCCATCTTTCTACTAGTTTTCATTTCTCCAACCACTATTCTATTGAGGTGGCTCCAGAATCCAAGACATCAGGTTAGCAGAACTAATGTTTACTATTCAATGCGGCTAACTGTTTCGATGCAAAACTTTGATTTCAAGAActtgatttagaattattatgtCATTTATTACCTTTggactttcaaaattttgatgtttgtGCATCGAAGTGGTGAGTCTGAgaggttttatatatttatgattatttgtgCATTTTTGAAGATTCCTCGAATATTTTAACGTATTGATTTATAGAGGTTTTTAATATTTCGTATGATATTTATGATTTGGTATGATTTTCGATATTTTAGATtcgaagattttaatttttgatgcataTCTACTGTTTGAATTTCTATTGTGTTTTAGAGgatgttttgtttatttctatatcTGATAGATTTAGATTTAGAGTTCTTCCTGATTAACttgtttcaaaactattttaaagataaaaaaatatgattattaaaaattttaagattctgtTTGGCATGGGGTGTTCTTTTACGATTTTAGGGTGCAATGGTTGCCAAATAAAAGCCCTCCGAAGAATAACACCAATAGAGCCCCAGTGCGTTCatgtttaaagaaaagttttaatgatgGGGATGAAGTTTTGGATAAACATAATTTGAAGAATACCCAACCATTTTAATACTGGGTAAATACTggatttaataattgaaaaataaataaggcaaTGCTTTGAGGAACCAGATGTTGAGGGATTatttagagtttaaaattaatataacaaggTTAGAATATTTCATCCGAAAGGCgacatatataaataatgattggTTTATTACGAGTGGCCACAAGTGGTGCTTAGTACCAGATTAAGAAAACGATAGAtacagatagtttttttttattgttatctccaatgttaaaagataatttgaatcattcagaaagaaatataattatcagAGTTATTGAAAAAGAAGAATGTCCAAAATATTCGGAAGAGGATTTAGAACAGTGATAACAAATGATGAAGAAACTAGAGCACTAACGTCTTTACTCGAggaaggatgaaaaaaaaaatatatatatgtggggaaaggcaacgaccagcattaatatgaaaatatatttattataattaaaggacaaaacattactatactaacataaaacatataaagataCATGAACGTGAGCTGTGTAAATTATCGTCGCGTTTCTTGATTGAACAATAATTTGttcgatagtgaagattgtgctctggagtgaaatgacttgaagtcacatgttgtcttttctggggtttattggtaacaataacaacaaaggGCACATGAATACGCCTTAGTGTAGaaagcctagagaactacacataaaactcTCTCGGAGAGAGCCGGGATCCGAGATAACACTCCCTCTAGTGCAGGTGTCCAGTTCGCttctgctataaaaaaaaatatactaaacaacaacagggagatcacgtggttaactgaattctcaaCATCCTGCCCCCGGATGAACCAggggattcatcaaaatttcctacagaaaataattgtatttatatttcatgaattgtAAACTTAACTTCAAGAAAGTTAcctggtaattaaaaaaaatattaaataacaattacatTCAAGAATAcgtatgataaaaatatacagcaagaaaaaatatgataaaaatatacagcaagaaaaaatatgataaaaacatactccaagaaaatatgagaaaaaacaaaaacatactgcaaggaaaaaatatatgagaaaaaaaattcaaataacaaatacaaataacagatatacttttcaaataataaatacgcatttcaaataataaaacatatacattaaacaatattcaataatattactagctaaataattaatattctagaaattaagtacatgatacatataataaaattattatcacaattttacttCTTAGTCCTGGATTTCTAAATTATACAACAATTGCACAGGACGTTTAATAATTGATGACTCAGTTTTAACTTGACAAGCCTCACCTTGCCATCTCTTCGGggaaataattcaagaatttttcctaatttccaGAAATTTCGAGGTAGATGATCATCTTTAATCAAGACTACATCGTTAACTTTAAATGGCGAGATGTTTTTAACAAAACTTGAATGGGCCGATCTCAAATTCAGCAAATACTCATTTTTCCAACTAGACCAAAATGATCTCATTAATTTTTCTcggtaattaaatgcttttatcaaGAATTTCCTGGAAGAGAGATTCGAATCAAGGTGAAGTCTTACAGAGGGCAAGGAGGTAACACGTTTCCCTAGAAGAAAATGTGCTGGAGTCAGAGCAATCGGTTCTTCAGTGTCACTACCAACATATGTGATTGGCCGAGAGTTAATCATGCCTTCAATCTCGGTAAGGACAGTCAGCAACTGCTCAACAGTGAGACATGATTTTCCAAGTGTTTTTCGCAGAGCAGTTTTCACAGTACGTACCATTCGTTCGTAAAAACCACCCCACCAGGCGGctctttcaacaatatatttccacTTAATTCCGTTAGCAGAGTAAAAGTTTTTTACATCTGCATGATTCAGAACATTCCAAATGAGTTTTATCTCTAATTCTGCACGTTTAAAGGTGCGTGCATTATCAGAGACCACCACAGAGCACAAGCCACGTCGAGAAATGAAGCGTCGGAAAGTTAGAAGAAATGTATCGGTAGTCAAATCACCGACCAGTTCTAGATGAACACTTCTTGTCACTGCACAAGTTATCAACAAGATATATTGCTTGTTAATACTATCTTTAACGAAAAGAGGGCCAGCAAAATCAACACCGATGATCGTAAATGGAGATGACTGTTCTACACGAATGTCTGGAAGTGGCGCGATCACTTGATTTCCGGGAGAAGAGTTGAATCGTTTACATATTGTGCATCTTCCAAGAAGAGATTTGATGGTTTGTCTGGCTTTTAAAATCCAGAACTTCTCTCTTATTTGCACCAACGTATGGGATACACCAGAATGAAAGACTCTTTTGTGAGATTCCCAAATTAATAACTCTGTTAATTTAGCCTTGGGAGGGAGTATGATTGGATGCTTTTCATAGGTCGATAAATGGGTTGTTTCTCTAGTCTTCCTGTGACTCTAAGGACACCATTATTATCAAGAAAAGggtttaaacataataatttagagTCTCTTGGGAgaggtttattattttcttagcatttaaTTTCGCTAGCGTAACAGTCGTTTTGGACTATTCGCACCCAAAACATTTCTGCGTCGGAAAGTTCTTCTGAAGTAAGAGGAccctttttaacatttttccttttaAGAGTATTTACAAAACGCAATATCCAAGAAGTCACTCTTAGCAAT
The Argiope bruennichi chromosome 6, qqArgBrue1.1, whole genome shotgun sequence DNA segment above includes these coding regions:
- the LOC129971768 gene encoding uncharacterized protein LOC129971768, whose product is MYNSVMQEQVNEGIIKMRHDECFTGYVMSHREVFRETSSSTKTRIVYDASSKQEITDPSNWRHCSGKQNPADMLTRGISSKDLITSESWWHGPEWLRNAENLWPKAKRFQYDSKEPEIAFEFKSGVIINTAIVQEKIIDPEKFSCLLKLLRVTSWILRFVNTLKRKNVKKGPLTSEELSDAEMFWSHRKTRETTHLSTYEKHPIILPPKAKLTELLIWESHKRVFHSGVSHTLVQIREKFWILKARQTIKSLLGRCTICKRFNSSPGNQVIAPLPDIRVEQSSPFTIIGVDFAGPLFVKDSINKQYILLITCAVTRSVHLELVGDLTTDTFLLTFRRFISRRGLCSVVVSDNARTFKRAELEIKLIWNVLNHADVKNFYSANGIKWKYIVERAAWWGGFYERMVRTVKTALRKTLGKSCLTVEQLLTVLTEIEGMINSRPITYVGSDTEEPIALTPAHFLLGKRVTSLPSEILMNPLVHPGAGC